acaaGTTCTGGCACAATAGCTGCAGCAGGGTCCATGAGATTATTAAGAATCAGCCCAAGTGTAAATAGAGGCTATATGTAAGGTCAAAGCATGGCTTGCTGCACAGAGCTGATGTAACTCTCAAGCCCCTGTGCACTCGTTGCCTTACTCTTACAAACCCAGAGTAGGGTTAACAGGGGATGTTCATCACATTAATGAGGTGCTTACCTCCACTCTTCCCTTTTCAGCCTTTCTCCCCTTGGAGGCAGGGATTTTGAAGCAGAACACAGTCCCTGCTGCAGGGTTTTGCTCCCCATCCCCTTTAACCTCAGGTGTCACTCTGCAGTGCAAGATCAAGCTCTCAGTGTGGTTATAAGTGAAATGAGCTGGTATACAGCTTCGACTAGCTAGTTACACTATAgattttacaatgcaaatgatttcctctctgctccctttcccaTCTAGTGGCTGTCAAACATTAATACAGTCTCTCTCTCGCTCAAGTGTCTAGGGATTtctgatattttatttatattttgagcCTGGTAAACAAAAAACCtttaggggccagattctgatctcagctccactgatgtaaatccagagttatTCCACAAAAGTAACTGGcatgactccagatttacaccattgtaatTAAGATCAGAATCCAGACCCTTGTGGGTTTTTTCCTGCTTTATAAAAAACCTAttctagagcagtgattctcaaactttcgtactggtgacccctttcacatcgcaagcctcgGAGTGtgatcccccttataaattaaaaacttttaaaatatatttaacaccattataaatactggaggcaaagtggggttttgggtggaggctgacagctcatgactccCCCCCCAATAATAACCTCATAGGCCCCAGAGggctcccaacccccagtttgagaacccctgttatagAGTGAAGAGAAAGTACCATaaaacatgggggggggagggggaggagggaagagaagaggaggagagacttttttttaattatacacGATAGGATTTAGAATACTGAATACAAACTTAAACTAGTAGTATATAGGCTTGCAAGAAATTTAAAAGGACCTTTAATAGACAaactatttttgtatttttttcttaagGCAACAAAAACTTTTTTTACATATGTTTATTCCAACTCATTAATAGGTTTCTATATCAGAGACTGAAGATCAGAAAGCTGCTTATAGTGTAGAGCTCTATAGTGATTGGTTCCCTCCACCCCATTTAGTTCCTGTTGCTTCAAGCTGCTGtagattttggggggggaggggaggggaccatGCAAATTCTTTACAAGAAAATCTAACATGGTTGCTTTATTAATCTCCATTCTCTGTACAACTGTAACCTCCATTAGTACTAATGGAAGTTACTCTAAAAGAGCTTATTTAACCCTCAGACCACTGGCATTGTCTAAACTGccacacatatatacataaaaGCATATGCTGACAGTCACCACAGCATTAATGGTGTAGCACTGGTTCAATATTTGAACTAGTAGCATTTGAATGATTTCCAACCAATGTGGAAGACAGCATGGCCAAGTGGTTAAAGCTGAGGTAGGTGTCTATTTGCAGCTTAACCACTGACTGTGACCTTACGCAAGTCtcttcaccactctgtgcctcagtttccctatttgtaaaatgagaaTGCTAATATTTTTTCCAAGCACCTTGAGATTCTCAGATGTAAGGTGCTGTGGACGTGAcaagtagtagtaataatattaAAACCACAATATATGGTTCAGCTATAGCATGGGTTAGTGGTTGGATAggttagtaaaaaaaaattgggtgtgACAAGTGAAACTTGCATCTACTATAGTTGTGCAAAACAAATGTAACCTACTCCCTCAGCAGACACGAGAGGCGAGTACAAATGGACAAACAGAGGTGGCTAGCTAACAGCCCAGGATGCTATTGGGGAAAGTCCTGCTGTATGTAACTAGCACCCTTTGACCAAGGGCCAAACTCAATGCTGGAGTAAACAGACAtcactaccattgacttcagcattcaGTGGAAGTTGCACCCACTTAGTCTAATGCTAATTGGGACCCCAGAAGTGCATGGCAGCATCTGGCATAGTACAGGGAGGCACCCCTTCCCAATTTAGGGCATGATATCAGTCTACTCTTAGTTGATTTCCATTTCCCACTGTTGCAGGATCTGCTTGGTGGCACTCTGGCTAACACCCCCTATTCCTCCTACAGcttttcctcttccccccaaagtAGGCAAGTGATGTTTGCATAGTTCTGGAAGCAGGATTAGATCCCTCTGCAACTTACACCCATGTTCTGACTGATGTACACTATCACTAAACGTAGCCCTTAACCTCTAGCCTTCTTCTGACTTTAAAGCAAggcaaattatattttgcatagaTGTGCACATTCAGCTTTTGACCCTATCCTCTGCTCTCAGACAGCAGGGTGGAGGGCTGTAACTCCAACTTACACACaccagtgtaacagagcagaCTTTGTTTATTATTCAAAACATGCAAGGAGACCTTGAAGCTGCCCATTCCAAGGAAAAATATTGAGTAAACGTTATCACCTTTTACAATATGCCACAGGAAGCCAAAACACAGATCCTAAGTTTtttaaataccaaaaaaaaaaacaaaaaaaagtctttaGCTATGCTATAGgaagttttacttttttaaaaaaagaaaaccttgcCTGTAAATTTTTACTGCAGCAAGATTTAGTTCTCATATgacaatttcaattttttttaaattacccatTTGATTTCCTGTTTGAATGTAGAAGTCACAGAAATACCACTTCATTAAGTCAAGTAAAACCACTGTATGTATGTAGCACGGATAAGTGTTTTGCAGCTGTACTTTCATTTGTCCAATAACTATCCACCAtatactgtaatttttttttttacttcactgAGTTTGTATTTTTTGGCTTTTATGTTCaaaatatgtttataaataaAGAAGTGTGCCAGCCTGGCCCTTCAAAAAGGGCCACTGGAGGTTATAATCCTATAAAATCATATGATATGATCTCATTTCTTACTATTTTAAAGATTCCTGTGTTTCCTCCCCACCTGTAGGCAGCAGGGCTTTTTAGACTATTGCGTGTAGCTAACTGAGTATATGAATGACAAAGAAATCTGCTGCTTCAGTTACTAGCATTCTCCATATCACCAATCCTCTTTTCCATGCACAAGGGCctagttcagtcaccctttgcACTGGCTCAGCTAACAGCTGTATCTGTTACTGAACATGTCAAGGGGAAAAAGCCAAACAGAAAAGAACATGAGCACAGCTCAGAGGGGACAGAAGCAGCCTCATTTCTTTTTAAGCATTTTGAAATGAATGTAGTGCTGATAAAAGATGCCCATTTATTCACATCACTGACAGAAGCCTGGGCTACCGCCTCCTGTATTCTACTCAACACATGCTATGTCCCAATAACCTAGAACTACCACCTTTATATGTGAGGGGAGCTCCTGCTCCACCTCCTTACACAGCTGACTGATCTGAGCAGTCCAGTATGTCACTGTAGTCCTATATCCTCCCCCCTGCAACAGTCAAAAACCTAGATGCTTTAAAGAAAGGCGTAAGAATTCTGCAATAGGCAGCTATAAAATATGCACTATCCCTACCCGCTCCCCTGGATCTCATCCTGCTCTCTAGTAGACTGGCTTTAGCTCTCAAACATGAGCCTTAGTCTTTCTTCCAAAGCTTTCCCCCTTCATTAGTTAGGACAACCCTGGCTATTCTTGATATCCATAGAAACCGCCAATCCCTTTTTGACTCTGGTTAAGTTCACCCTACCTTATCTGCTGAAAGTAAGACAACTAATATTTCACAGGCTCCTACTGCCCTCGGCTGGTTTTGAACTGGCACTGCAGAAGCTGAAGCCTGTAGTCCTGTAATAACTCCTGAGCCAATCAGTTCCCCAGAGACACATTTCTAATGCACACTTATAAAGGAAGATGTGTAAAGGCTAAAGGATGAGCTGTTGGATTTAAATCAGGTTAAAACTGGAAGAGTTGAGATATTAGATTACAGTATCTGATTAGCAACAGCTGATTAGCTGAAAGTTTGGGGGGCCAGAGGAACCACTAATCCAAAACTACCTTGACTtgtgctgggggtgggatgggCAGGGTTCTTTTCTCCAGCTCACCCAAACAGGAACACAGTAGGATACAGAGCAAGTGCTTTTTGGGCAGTAGATTAGGGCCCCGGCTAAAGCCTGAAGAGTTGCTCCCCTAAACAGAGGCATAATCAGCTATTTTGATggagcagccccacccccacacttctAGTTTTCAGAATTAGCGTAAGGAGTACCAGGGAGCATACTTCCTACCTTAGTCCCTTTAACTAGGCCTGTTCTCCAAAGACCTCCACACAGCACTTATCACATTGCTTCTCCCTTCACACACAGCTCAGAGGCACAAAGACTAAGTTTTACCTatgctcctctccccagcagggTGGGTGGTCTTTAGCACACAGATTTCTATTGACAGTGCCTCAAATCAAGGGCACCCATAAACTCCCCTCTGTAGCTTTgctacttgaactcacttaaggCAGCAAGTAGCATTTTAAGAGGGCGTGTTCtgctttgaagaaaaaaaataaaaaaaaaaatcacactactTTCCCCAAACTTTGGTACAGGCacagcattttttatttattctttaaaaCACTAGACTAGTTAGAATATCAGCTCATTGCTGATATTTTAGACTAGAGAGAGTTATTCTGAGGTCACAAGAATCCTGCAAATGAACAAACATCTTGGATTATCAAACCATCCATTGAAGATCAGCAATTCTCACACCAGAGGAGACACCGCTTCTCAGGTGCATTACCTACAGTTAGGGCAATTCAATACATATTCTttagtctgccccccccccccccccacttttccaCTTGTGCCATGTGGCACTACACatctgcctcctccccatcctAAACTCTGACACAGTCCTCACTTTATGGTACAGCTGAGCATTGATACCCGCCAAGCCTAGGTCAGGACGTACTGGCAGATAGCAAGAGTGCAGCTGAGCTGCATATAGGTTTGCCTCTCATCTTCTAACGATGCCTTATGACATGGGAAGGGAACATTTAACGAGAGAGAGGTGAACTGCTCCCGATTCGTAGGACTGCAGTGTCTCTTCCACCCACTAAAAAGAAGAATCAGTTTGAAGTTGGGTATATCGCATCACTTTTTGTGGTGGCCAACCCTTGTCTCAGGGGATAAACTTGCTGAGTGTAAGCCCTTTGTTGCTGAATGCAACATAAAACAAAGCCTAAAAACAAGTTCATCTTGATACCTGTGTTAAGGAAAGAATTGAACATCAAAGGATCCAGGACCTTGCTTTAATATTAGTCTTCGAAACAGGATTAACTTACTCCACTAACCATAGCACTGGGTCTCATTTTCTTTCCTAAAGAGTATACTGTTTCCTACAGAAGATTTTTGGTGTTAACATGTCTAAGATTAACTGCATTGCTTGCATAGAAGAGGCCCCATGCGTCATCAAGAGCATTTATTTTTGGTAGCATTAGGATGCTCCAATGATGCTACCATTAAACTGAACCGAGGACCCATTATCCAGCAACCCCTCTTGAGATGCTTTGGCAGGCTGGAGGAAGCCAGTTAAGGGATGGATGGAGAGCAAGTTTGCTTGGGTGCTACAGCAGTGGCTCGCCAACTTTTCATGCTGTTGACCATCTCTTAATAGCTATCCCCAACTCTCCATTGTTTGTCACTCAGTTCCATGGACTGTAGTCGGAGAAACTGTTTATAGTGCAAACTGCCAGTCAGTCAACACAGAGTCAGATGTTAAAATGTTCTCTACATAGATTGTTTATGCAGCAGCTACATGGAAGTTTACCAGCAACTTCAAGTTTTAATGTTTAGCAAGACGTGTGCTATTCACTGAGTGTTCTAGAGGCTGTCAAGTTGCTCGTTAAATTAACTAGATTTTTCTAACACAATGGTCATTAACCCTTTAACACCACTTAGTGCAACACCATGACCTTTAAAATGAAGATAAGTATATTTATTAAGGTTAATTCTAGTCTAAGGTTTATACAGAAAATGGAATGCAATAAGCTAAGATCACACCTCAAATGTTTAGTACACATCCATCTCCTTCTCCCTATAAGGGAACCGTAAAAGTCAGAAAACCAGTTACTGTTTAACTAGTTGTAAGTGGCTTTGTCCAAAAGAAGTCACACTAGATACAGCGTTAGCTTTGTTTTGTATGCAATAATGAAGAATCTACAAGCTGTGATTGTGTACAGTACATAGGTGAAATATTTCTTGCAGACACATGAAGCCATGTTTAATAAACCTACATCACAAGCGGGTTTAGAATTGCCTAAAGCCAGCTACTAATGACATGCTGGATCAGTAAGTTTAACTTTGGTAAAGTCAGTCATTTTTGGTCAAACTGGGAATTAGCTTTTCCTATTAAAATTCATAACTCTCCTGTGCCTACAGCAGTTCAGATTTTGCTTTGTACCAGCTAGAGGCAGGTCTTAAGATACATGGCTAAAAAGAGTTTCAGGTTAACTGTAACTAGCTTACCCAGTTTTTGGGAAACCCACATTTGTGCTAGGGCTTATTTTTTTGCAGGCAAAACTGAAACAGGGTTAGAAAGTACTAGCCACTGAAGAGATTTTGTAATTTCTAAGTATTTGCCTGTGACCAACTAAGAACTGTGTCAAGTACTAACTTACTCCAAGGGTAATAATCCTTCATATTTAGAAGTTTGGAGGAAATTCAACAACTCTTCACTCAGCCTGGTTCCCCAAGAAACCCTTTGTTCTTTGAATAAAAATATGCTTTGTTAATTCTATTTCAGAAAACATTTGCAAGTGGTTTTATTTACAGTGGAGTTTAAATGCTTATCTAAATTCTGACATCTCAAGAGAACATTGTAACTGGACATGGACAGTTAAGAGTAATGAACAGGATGGCCTGAAGTGCTATTTCCATACAGAATCCACGCTTAGTTCAGTTTTATTCTTTGCAGGGTAAAGTAAAAAGACATCTGATTACACTGGTAAAAACTCAACCATAGGATTTAAATCTGTACTCAAAAAAAACCACTACACATGCAAAGGGAACAATATCCTGCTAATACAACTTCATTTGCTGCTGCATTTGTCTAATATTAACAATTATAAACAGAGCAGTGCAACTAGTATTTGGAACGATCCTTACAGTGTTAGAGTGTCAGGCACAAAACTTCACTTCTCTTCACACCACTGGTTTTCTTTGCGTACCTTAAACAAGATAAAGCTTTAATTAGATGCAGTGCTACACACATGCTATGAACTTCTAAAAACTAATTAGACAAAAACAGTCACAGTGGCATCTTGGATTATGCTCCTTTCCTGTAAAATAGGGCGACACTGGAAGAAATGCTGAATTTTTACTTGGATGGTTGAAACtaatttttgtaaaatatttaccATTGCAGATTGAGAAGTTACCGAAGATAATATATGCATCTTTCAACTACTTCCTAAGAAACTATTCCTGAGTAGAACATGGTCATCTTACTATACATCAGCAGCTGGCTGCTGACACATCTCTGTGACCTGTGGGGAAGGATCACTGTACACTGCCTGCGTCcacaagcactgcccctgcagctcccatcggccagctcctggacaatgggagctgcagggacagtgctgggggtgggggcagcacacagagctgccttccccccaccccaggggccagAGACATGCCAGAAGCCAGCTGCTTCCGAGAGCGGTGtggggccacggcaggcaggctggccGGCCGCCTGCCTGAGCCCCTTAGCGACCCAGAGATTGCaatcgactggcagaggctccacaGATTGGTGACCACTGCTATACATGATTTAGGAAGAGCTGAAGTGCATTGACTTCACACTCAAGTTCTTCACACACTGTTCAATGATGTTTGCAGCTTCTATAGTACTCTGCTTAAAAATGGTTGTTGAATGATCATTTTAAGGTAGATCATAAATCACAGCttgttttatttaactctttGAAAGGCCTTATTAGGGAAATTCTGAGCAGCTTGAATCTTCGTAGGTGGGTGCCCCAACACACCTTCAGCTTTACTGTTGAGGCTTTTGAAAGGGCAACAAAGGACTATTTATGGCAACCCAGAATATCCTATTACTGGTTTAGCTTCAGTGATttacttagggtttgtctactcTATGGAGGCTACAGcaccatagctgtgccactgtaacccCATAGTGCAGACATACTACAGCGATagtacagtgacagaaaaaaccCTTCTAACTCCATCTCTGAGTGGCAGCAGCTAGGTTAAGGGAAGTGTTCCCTCAACCTAGCTGCAGCTAACACCAGGGTTTAGGTCAGCAGAGCTACCTTACTCCAGCTATGTTACTCAGGGGATGGGaaatcccccgcccccccggcgtGATATAGGTCaatctacattttaagtgtaaatCTGACGGTCAAAAAAGTTGAGCAAGTCTGACACGGCGATATTAATTCACTGGTGAAAAGTGAACATGAACATTAACTTGtaacggtatgtctacacagggataagaAACCTGCAGCACGGCCGCAGCTGGCCTAGGTCAGCTAACTTGGGCTTGCAAGGCTAAAAACTGCTATGTAGATgcgcaggctggagcctgagctctgggactccccacccccaaggtcCCAGAGCTTGTGCTCCAGCCCGGGCTCAACCCTCTACTCAGTGATTTGTCAGCTCCGGAGCCCTAGCCACAAAAGCCTAatcagctgatctgggccagccacagggtatgtctacacagggataaacttaagtggcaagttaacgGGGACACCAATTCTAGCACAATTGCTTTACACTTTATAACATTTGGACCAAAAATCCTAGTTTTACCTGGGAAGTCTGTGGGTTGAAACACATATAGCTATAACACTAGTGTGGCTACTTCAATGTATAAGCAACCCAGAATTTAATGAAACCCAGACTATGGAGTACCTGTGCTTCTTCCTCTTCAGTGAAGTCATTCTTGATATTGAAGGTCTTGCGAATTTCTTCTGGAGTTTTCCCCTTAATCATATTTGCAACTGTCTTGCATGTGACATCAAGCAAACCTTTAATGTCTAAGTAATTTGCAGCCTGCAAAAAGAGTCACCAGATTTAAAGTCAATGTTCTGCCTCTGTGGATGTACAACCTCAAACCAAATACAGGCTACTTTCGTTTTATGATAAACGTATTACTTTAGTACCtcattacagcaagcatttaagTATATTGGACAGGGCAGTCCTAGTTGAACGGTTCACATAGTTCTAAGCAAACTTAAAATTTGAGACATTCCTGTTAGAAAGGGCTTATAGAAGCCTATGAACACGGAGGTCTTCGGGGCAGCCAGTTGGCTATCCAAGCAATACAGACATTGCCTGTACTAAGTGCACACCAACTTACATACCATTAGGGTCAAGGGGAACTAGGCCTCAAAACATTAAGACTGAATTCTGAAGTTAGAAGTGGGTTCAGGCTGCTCACCAGAATCTAGTACACAATCCTATTCCAAATGAAGGAAGTTACCGTGTCTGCGACAAACTTGACTCAGAAGACCCAATTCTGAACTTGAGTGCAAAGCTAAACATCAAATTTGTACTTGGGTCTGCAAGTGTAGATTGGGCTGCTTAGTATTAGGTAAGCATTTGAAGAATGTCCACAACACTTATCTTGAATGATTTTACTATGAACTGGGAAAAGTCAGACCAATTCCACCACTTCTAGGTACACAGCCAAGATAAAGTTCAGAAGTCTAGAGAATGTCTGAAGAGAGCATCTAATGGAACATGAACACCCACCAGGATAAGTTCAAAAAGTGTTCCTTGGTCTACTTTCAGGAATTCTTGGTCCCACACAGGGATGTCATCTGTTCGTTTTTCCTTGTTCTCATCGTCCTCAGGGGGAGGTGGATCATCCTTGTGGTGGGTGCACCATTGGATCACCTGATATTAAGACATTTGaatcaatatattaaaaaaaacacacactgtCCTTAAGCATTTTCATCAGCTCTGTTTAGACTGACTTCAGATTACAGGAACAGTTACTTTCCCAAAACTGCAAAAAAGCCACAAAATCTTGGACACAGTGTGCTGTGTCAGTGCTATTTGTGCCAGATGGTAAGACATGTACAGACCCAACAGTCTTAAATACAAGACCCTGGAATTTCAAAGCCTTTTAAAATCCTGTTGAGTGCGCCTGGGTAATGAGAGTCAGACATTTTGGTTCTCGCGATTTCCCAGAAGGTATTTGAGCAGATTTACATTTGCATTAGTGCACTGTCTAATCAAACACAGCATTAACATTAAGAGCACAGTTCTAACACAAAAGGGTTTAAGTATGACCTTCTCCATACACTTGAGAAATGCAGATTAGTTTGCTTAACAAGAAAACTACCACCTATTGGCAGACAGCATGGTCAGGCATTAGTGCTACTCTGTGTGAAAGATTATGCATTTGTATTAGGGAGAAAACAAGTAGTTAATCTACTaatattacattttttatttaatctgAATTTTGACTAGTGAAGTGTTACCTAAGCACTGCACAAGGAATATAAGAGCAGGCAACCCCTAATCTCCTTTTGCACTCTGGCTAGGAGTTTATAACACACTGTCCTAGCCTCACTAGTCAAACCCGGCTTATTATAGAACTAACCCAATTCATTTCAAACATTGAAATTGGTTCAGACTCTTCCAACACAATGCAGACAGGGTCCTCAAAGAGACCTGACCTACAAATTTGTTCCTCCTTTCATTTCACCTAGTAACAACAGATTCCAGCCAGTGCATTTAATGATCTGAACGTGAGCCTCCCCATCTTTCGTTTCAATTTGGTGTGCTCAAGTGAGTGCTCAGATAACACCAGCTGTAGACTTCTTGTGGAGAACCCCAGGACAAGAACAATGAGGGAGTGGATGGCGAGTTTGGTGCACAGCATAGTAGGTCTGGCAACAGCTATTACCACTGCTACTGGCCCCTCACTCTGAGCATTAATATGAAAAGATTTGTTTTATCTGTATGATTTACAGGAAAAATCTCATCTAGAAATTTAAAACTGCAGTTCAACAAATCCTGCTTTTGACTGATAAACAGTTTATGTTCTAAAAAATATAACTGGTACACAAGGAAGTTTGTGTTTAAATCTAGTATTTCCAGTTCTCATTAAGTGATGGCTCAGTCTACACATTTTTGTAGTTCAAAGCTACTAACAGCACCTTGGTAGCATCTTACCTTTTTTAATATAGCTGCATTAACATTCGGAAGAGGAACTGGGTCATCATCTCCTTCATCATCCATTCCCAGATCTAAGAATGGAAAGAAAATTTAGATGCTGTAACTTGCCATTCACTCATTTTTCTGAAATTCAGATGGCTTCATCAATCCACAACTACAGATATA
This Chrysemys picta bellii isolate R12L10 chromosome 8, ASM1138683v2, whole genome shotgun sequence DNA region includes the following protein-coding sequences:
- the SKP1 gene encoding S-phase kinase-associated protein 1, which translates into the protein MPSIKLQSSDGEIFEVDVEIAKQSVTIKTMLEDLGMDDEGDDDPVPLPNVNAAILKKVIQWCTHHKDDPPPPEDDENKEKRTDDIPVWDQEFLKVDQGTLFELILAANYLDIKGLLDVTCKTVANMIKGKTPEEIRKTFNIKNDFTEEEEAQVRKENQWCEEK